TATACAGGGTTTGAGAAGCATGTTTAATCAGTATCTGCGTCTTTAACATTCAGGCCAAGCATATTGGAAAGACTTAATGACAATTTATCATTTCCTGACGATCCAACTACTGGATGGTCCAAGCCTAATCCTAAATCAGGTGTGTTAACTTTGAATGTTCCTCCTCTGGCCAGTGAGGAATCATTTGATGCTGAAGCAAAGAGTGCACCCACTTTGGCCTCAGTAGGTGACACATTAACATTCACAGGTTTCTCCCTTGCTAGTTTCAACCGCTCCATAATATCAATCTTTTCCCCCGTGTTTGACTGTGTATTAGGTTTCACCAGGCGTATTCCCTTGCTAATAACAAATTCCTGTTCGCTTTTGTTAAGACTTCCTTCAGACTTTGGTGGACCTAAGCTATCGTCCAAAAAAAGGTTGTCAGTAATATTGCTCTTGGGTAGCTTGTGGAATGTGAATGCTGGAACATCCACCTCACCATCTGTCCCACTGTCACTGCCCTCTTCTGTTCCACTACCAGATGCAGAATCAACCTTCCGCCCCCAGTGAAATGGCCACCTTATCTTACTTTTGGGGGAATCTTCAGCATCAGCATTTCCCTCAACTTCCAGGTTGAGGTTGGGCTTCACATCAGCCGACATGTCCAGATCTGCGTTCACATCAACATCTGGTGCTTTTGATCCATGCCCCGAAAAGCCAAACTTGGGTAGCTTGAAATGTGGCATTTTTAATGTTCCTTTACCAGTGTTGATACTTGCAGTATTTAAGTCCACTCCTCCATTTACATCCATGCTGGGTTCTGAGAGGTTGCCACTACCTATTTTTAACTTGGACAAATCTAGTTTACTGTCAGCGGAAGGGCCTGTAATACTAAGATCTGGTGTACCAATATCAGCTGTGGGACCATCAACTTTAGGACTGGTTAGGCCTAAACTGGGGAGATTAAAATGAGGCATTTTGTATTCACCAGTAGTTGCATCAACATTTGCATCTGGGGCATTTCCTGATAATTTAAGAGCAGGTGCCTGGATATCAGCTTTTGGTAAATCGACATCAAGATTTGGAACAGAAACATTGGCATTTGGCACATCAATGTCAGCATCCAGCTCTGGCCCCTCCACTTTAGGCTTAGAAAAACCAAATGTAGGTAATTTCATCTTGGGCAACTTGAATTTTCCAGATGTGTCAAGATCAGCATCTAGATCCGGTCCATTGAGGTCAGCTTTTGGCAAATTCAGGTCCAGATCTGGAGTAGATAGATTTCCCTTGACATCTGGAGCAGAGAGATTGAGGTTTGCTCCAGATCCCTGTATATCTGCTTTTGGTAAATTGACATCAATGTCAGCATCCAGATCTGGTCCCTCCACTTTAGGCTTAGAAAAACCAAATGTAGGTAATTTCATCTTGGGCAACTTGAATTTTCCAGATGTGTCAAGATCAGCATCTAGATCCGGTCCATTGAGGTCAGCTTTTGGCAAATTCAGGTCCAGATCTGGAGTAGATAGATTTCCCTTGACATCTGGAGCAGAGAGATTGAGGTTTGCTCCAGATCCCTGTATATCTGCTTTTGGTAAATTGACATCAATGTCAGCATCTAGATCTGGCCCCTCCACTTTAGGCTTGGAAAAACCAAATGTAGGTAATTTCATCTTGGGCAACTTAAATTTCCCAGATGTGTCAAGATCAGCATCTACATCAGGTCCTTTTAGGTCAGCTTTTGGCAAATTCAGATCAAGGTCTGGAGTAGATAGATTTCCCTTGACATCTGGAGCAGAGAGATTGAGGTTTGCTCCAGATCCCTGTATATCTGCTTTTGGTAAATTGACATCAATGTCAGCATCTAGATCTGGCCCCTCCACTTTAGGCTTGGAAAAACCAAATGTAGGTAATTTCATCTTGGGCAACTTGAATTTTCCAGATGTGTCAAGATCAGCATCTAGATCCGGTCCATTGAGGTCAGCTTTTGGCAAATTCAGGTCCAGATCTGGAGTAGATAGATTTCCCTTGACATCTGGAGCAGAGAGATTGAGGTTTGCTCCAGATCCCTGTATATCTGCTTTTGGTAAATTGACATCAATGTCAGCATCTAGATCTGGCCCCTCCACTTTAGGCTTGGAAAAACCAAATGTAGGTAATTTCATCTTGGGCAACTTGAATTTCCCAGATGTGTCAAGATCAGCATCTACATCAGGTCCTTTTAGGTCAGCTTTTGGCAAATTCAGATCAAGGTCTGGCGTAGATAGATTTCCCTTGACATCTGGAGCAGAGAGATTGAGGTTTGCTCCAGATCCCTGTATATCTGCTTTTGGTAAATTGACATCAATGTCAGCATCTAGATCTGGCCCCTCCACTTTAGGCTTGGAAAAACCAAATGTAGGTAATTTTATCTTGGGCAACTTGAATTTTCCAGATGTGTCCAGATCAGCATCCAGATCAGGTCCTTTGATTTCAGCTTTTGGCAAATTGAGGTCAAAATCTGGGGAGGGTAGACCTCCATCAATCTTTGGGGTAGAAAGGTTCAAATTTGGTGCACTCAAGTCTGCTTTGGGAAGATTCGCGTCCAGACCGGGAATTGAAAGGTCAACATTTTTGTCAAGATATCCATCTAGTTCTGGTCCTTTTACATTTGGTTTAGATGAGCTCCAACTTGGCATCTTTAAAGATGGGAATTTGTATACTCGGGAGGAAGCATCAGCCTTAATGTCAGCTTTTGGCATGTCAATGTCTAGACTTGGAGCATCGATGCCTCCTTTAATTTCAGGCGTTGACAGGTCAGGTGACTTGAATTCCAAATTCGGTGATTTCAGATCCAAATT
This genomic window from Gadus macrocephalus chromosome 15, ASM3116895v1 contains:
- the si:ch211-125o16.4 gene encoding neuroblast differentiation-associated protein AHNAK, with protein sequence MSEDGKSFSDSLQLEDSERGGVVIKGLADTSISASSGLKEGDEIVGATVHLDHLSKQDILKILKVLEPYDDNMTVLTKSDLSAGIDPGSLSGPGKMLTTSYKQKKMPSLEAQGEAPALNLTGLNTKLNSAIGLDGDINGELPNLNLNKPSADGSGTFRIADTGLPGLDLNGAGFGNSISAPSAELSSPNATLGLKKTGVKGGNFTAPKFEMPNFNLPNIGGTGATGGINLGKMNADLDTPAVNFPTAGVNLSAPTIDAKTVDLNLNGPDVNLNGPDVNLAAPNVDMDASTGKIKWPHQKWKGPKVNPDLSLSTPKLDGDLSTPEVGLDLPKANLDGPNLDVDAPKINWPHLNWKKPKLDLKGPKADMDVNADLKTPDLNLSPPGMSGGISTPNLALDVPNAELEGTDFDINAPSGKINWPHKKWKKPKLDADLNTPDVNAPDLSLNLPKADINSPNIDVSAPDLDVASSQKIHWPHLKWKKPKVDADLHTPDIDVSTPSLDGDLTGPDVDLPAASGKNKFLTLKRPKNWLIGSKLNAPDLDLNADVNSPALDLTTPKVSGSLDGPNMDLSSPNMDIDAPSGKVKWPTLKKPKWLKSSSLDLQAPDVDVKGADINLAAPALDEGLDTPDFGITMPNADLKGPAVDLNAPGVDIDSPSSKLKLPKFQMPKFKAPKLKGPDIDASADLPNLDLKSPNLEFKSPDLSTPEIKGGIDAPSLDIDMPKADIKADASSRVYKFPSLKMPSWSSSKPNVKGPELDGYLDKNVDLSIPGLDANLPKADLSAPNLNLSTPKIDGGLPSPDFDLNLPKAEIKGPDLDADLDTSGKFKLPKIKLPTFGFSKPKVEGPDLDADIDVNLPKADIQGSGANLNLSAPDVKGNLSTPDLDLNLPKADLKGPDVDADLDTSGKFKLPKMKLPTFGFSKPKVEGPDLDADIDVNLPKADIQGSGANLNLSAPDVKGNLSTPDLDLNLPKADLNGPDLDADLDTSGKFKLPKMKLPTFGFSKPKVEGPDLDADIDVNLPKADIQGSGANLNLSAPDVKGNLSTPDLDLNLPKADLKGPDVDADLDTSGKFKLPKMKLPTFGFSKPKVEGPDLDADIDVNLPKADIQGSGANLNLSAPDVKGNLSTPDLDLNLPKADLNGPDLDADLDTSGKFKLPKMKLPTFGFSKPKVEGPDLDADIDVNLPKADIQGSGANLNLSAPDVKGNLSTPDLDLNLPKADLNGPDLDADLDTSGKFKLPKMKLPTFGFSKPKVEGPELDADIDVPNANVSVPNLDVDLPKADIQAPALKLSGNAPDANVDATTGEYKMPHFNLPSLGLTSPKVDGPTADIGTPDLSITGPSADSKLDLSKLKIGSGNLSEPSMDVNGGVDLNTASINTGKGTLKMPHFKLPKFGFSGHGSKAPDVDVNADLDMSADVKPNLNLEVEGNADAEDSPKSKIRWPFHWGRKVDSASGSGTEEGSDSGTDGEVDVPAFTFHKLPKSNITDNLFLDDSLGPPKSEGSLNKSEQEFVISKGIRLVKPNTQSNTGEKIDIMERLKLAREKPVNVNVSPTEAKVGALFASASNDSSLARGGTFKVNTPDLGLGLDHPVVGSSGNDKLSLSLSNMLGLNVKDADTD